One segment of Aquimarina sp. BL5 DNA contains the following:
- a CDS encoding nuclear transport factor 2 family protein gives MKTLIKIVIALILMFFTMFKTVAQDVTQSYKDSLEIVVRKYYDLNLKTFRPTSTISDIDSIFEYFTEDFTYIHPKYGGIYSRKDLYNGYVRNQKNGDYIGRISAIKIQNIIVGLNVVVVQRIYVLNDNGSITEGEPQVTLFEFKKSRISKIFEYW, from the coding sequence ATGAAAACACTTATTAAAATAGTAATAGCTTTAATATTAATGTTTTTCACAATGTTTAAAACAGTAGCACAAGATGTTACTCAATCTTATAAAGATTCATTAGAAATTGTTGTTAGAAAGTATTACGATTTAAACCTTAAAACATTTCGACCTACATCAACAATTAGTGATATTGATAGCATATTTGAATATTTTACTGAGGACTTTACCTATATCCACCCAAAATATGGTGGTATTTATTCTCGGAAAGATTTATATAATGGTTATGTTCGAAATCAAAAAAATGGAGACTATATAGGGAGGATTTCAGCTATTAAAATACAGAATATAATTGTCGGACTCAATGTTGTTGTGGTACAAAGAATCTACGTGTTAAACGATAATGGAAGCATTACAGAAGGAGAGCCACAAGTAACTCTTTTTGAATTTAAAAAAAGTAGAATATCTAAAATATTTGAGTACTGGTAG
- a CDS encoding Crp/Fnr family transcriptional regulator codes for MFSEIVELIRQAIKISDEEAKIIEDCIPIKIFEKGTILLKEGQVSKESYQNLSGLVRKYYIINGNEVTTNFYEEDSSIASFTSLHQKTPAKHYFECIEDCKLAILNKDKELELIEKVPQYETLCRTSVEEDLGKQQDSLAAYLISSPEQRYLSLLNEKPKLLNRVPLYYLASYIGVKPESLSRIRKRIMKNRS; via the coding sequence ATGTTTAGTGAAATAGTAGAACTTATTAGGCAAGCAATAAAAATTTCTGATGAAGAAGCTAAAATAATTGAAGATTGTATTCCAATTAAAATCTTTGAGAAAGGGACAATACTGTTAAAAGAAGGTCAAGTCTCGAAGGAATCCTATCAAAATTTATCTGGATTAGTTCGTAAATATTATATCATTAATGGCAATGAGGTAACAACTAATTTTTATGAGGAAGACTCATCAATTGCTTCATTTACAAGTCTACATCAAAAAACACCTGCAAAACACTATTTTGAATGCATAGAAGATTGTAAACTTGCCATTCTAAATAAGGATAAAGAACTAGAACTTATAGAAAAAGTTCCACAGTACGAAACCTTATGTAGAACTTCAGTTGAAGAAGATTTAGGTAAGCAACAAGATTCTTTGGCTGCATATTTAATTTCTTCACCAGAACAACGTTATTTAAGCTTACTAAATGAAAAGCCAAAGCTATTAAACAGAGTTCCACTCTATTATTTAGCCAGTTATATTGGTGTAAAACCAGAATCTTTAAGTAGAATCAGAAAAAGGATTATGAAAAACAGATCATAA